In one window of Corynebacterium mycetoides DNA:
- a CDS encoding DUF3263 domain-containing protein, producing MLSDADLTLLDFEATAPRSVGAKEDAIRSDLGLSPIRYYQRLNVLLDSSEALAMRPQLVRRLQRLRDRSAG from the coding sequence ATGCTTAGCGATGCCGACCTCACTCTCCTCGACTTCGAAGCCACCGCTCCCCGGTCCGTGGGCGCGAAGGAGGACGCGATCAGGTCGGATCTGGGACTCAGCCCGATCCGCTACTACCAGCGGCTCAACGTTTTGCTGGATTCCTCGGAGGCTCTGGCCATGAGACCCCAGCTGGTGCGGCGCCTGCAGCGCCTGCGGGACCGGTCCGCGGGGTGA
- a CDS encoding peptide deformylase — translation MTIRPIVIYGDPVLHEPTKPVEQPVAELKELIADMHETMDAAFGVGLAANQVGVPLRLFVYHCPDGDVMRRGTVINPVLETSEIPKTMPRDDGEDDEGCLSVPGESWPTGRASWAKVTGLDENGNEVSVEGEGFFARCLQHEVGHLDGFVYTDVLTGRYKREAKRVIRDKGWNVAGNTWLPGTDDDPFGH, via the coding sequence ATGACAATTCGACCCATCGTGATCTACGGCGACCCGGTGTTGCACGAGCCCACGAAACCCGTGGAGCAGCCCGTTGCGGAGCTGAAGGAACTGATCGCGGACATGCACGAGACCATGGACGCCGCCTTCGGCGTGGGGTTGGCGGCCAACCAGGTCGGCGTGCCACTGCGCCTGTTCGTCTACCACTGCCCCGACGGCGACGTGATGCGCCGCGGCACGGTGATCAACCCGGTGCTGGAGACGTCCGAGATTCCCAAGACGATGCCGCGTGACGACGGCGAGGACGACGAAGGCTGCCTCTCAGTGCCCGGCGAGTCGTGGCCGACGGGCCGCGCATCCTGGGCGAAGGTGACCGGCCTGGATGAGAACGGCAACGAGGTCAGCGTCGAGGGCGAGGGCTTTTTCGCGCGCTGCCTGCAGCACGAGGTCGGCCACCTGGACGGTTTCGTGTACACGGACGTGCTCACGGGCCGCTACAAGCGCGAGGCGAAGCGGGTGATCCGTGACAAGGGCTGGAACGTCGCCGGCAACACGTGGCTGCCGGGCACGGACGACGACCCGTTCGGCCACTGA
- a CDS encoding N-acetylglutamate synthase, CG3035 family, whose protein sequence is MPRLFRSDVVSPGDRVVVRQRVGEHASDVIGHVISVDPLVIRPQEVGGFPSFKDAITIESAHIIKKLSPRTVRNSDIRAVEVAAAKAFPGQEQLLVDGWLARAGVEIAERSNSATPIGYSAGFNPVPLEEISEFYRQRGMPVQLLIPERIGKPALKVLTDEWELGEEIVVMTRPLEGGAVSPNVEVLDTPDDEWLAMYRFRGQPLPAEAIRPIDGRIAYARLLRDGRTVAVTRATLTESEDGRRWLGYSAVEVAPEFRRMGLGTELGASLLAWGATEGADEAYLHVRQDNVAALGLYDKLGFTEHHRHRYARLG, encoded by the coding sequence ATGCCGCGGCTTTTCCGGTCGGACGTGGTCAGCCCGGGTGACCGGGTGGTGGTCCGCCAGCGCGTGGGCGAGCACGCCAGCGACGTCATCGGGCACGTGATTTCGGTGGATCCGCTGGTTATCCGCCCGCAGGAGGTCGGCGGCTTCCCCTCGTTCAAGGACGCGATCACGATCGAGAGCGCCCACATCATCAAGAAGCTCTCGCCGCGCACGGTGCGCAACAGCGACATCCGCGCGGTCGAGGTCGCCGCAGCGAAGGCGTTCCCGGGCCAGGAGCAGCTCCTTGTCGACGGCTGGTTGGCGCGCGCCGGTGTCGAAATCGCGGAACGGTCCAATTCGGCGACCCCGATCGGTTACTCGGCGGGGTTTAACCCGGTGCCGTTGGAGGAGATTTCGGAGTTCTACCGGCAGCGGGGGATGCCGGTGCAGCTGCTGATTCCGGAGCGCATTGGCAAGCCGGCGCTCAAGGTGCTCACCGACGAGTGGGAGCTGGGCGAGGAGATTGTGGTGATGACCCGCCCGCTCGAAGGTGGGGCCGTGTCGCCGAATGTCGAGGTGCTGGACACCCCGGATGACGAGTGGCTGGCGATGTACCGTTTCCGGGGCCAGCCGCTGCCGGCAGAGGCGATCCGCCCGATTGACGGCCGCATCGCCTACGCGCGCCTGCTGCGCGACGGCCGGACGGTGGCGGTGACGCGGGCGACGCTGACGGAGTCGGAGGACGGCCGGCGCTGGCTGGGGTACTCGGCGGTGGAGGTCGCGCCCGAGTTCCGGCGCATGGGGCTCGGCACGGAGCTGGGGGCCTCGCTGCTGGCGTGGGGCGCCACCGAGGGCGCCGATGAGGCCTACCTGCACGTGCGGCAGGACAACGTTGCGGCGCTGGGCCTGTACGACAAGCTGGGTTTCACGGAGCATCACCGGCACCGCTACGCGCGTCTGGGTTAG
- a CDS encoding exodeoxyribonuclease III — protein sequence MRIATWNVNSVRSRAERIAAFLERNDVDVLAMQETKTADAKFPYAVFDAAGYEVAHVGTNQWNGVAIASRVGLEDVQTAFDHQPAYEGTVEARAVGATCGGVEVWSLYVPNGREIGHPHYDYKLQFLYSLQLAVDTNAPQLFVGDFNIAPRDENVWDISWFEGKTHVTEPERAAFQMLQEAGLTEIRHGDDYSFWDYKSMRFQKNQGMLIDFLLATEPIARKLDRAWVDVDERRGKGASDHAPVIADFDTRPLAYDEVR from the coding sequence ATGCGCATAGCTACGTGGAACGTCAACTCGGTGCGCAGCCGCGCCGAGCGTATCGCCGCTTTCTTGGAGCGCAACGACGTCGATGTGTTAGCTATGCAGGAGACGAAGACGGCGGACGCGAAGTTCCCCTACGCGGTGTTCGATGCGGCCGGCTACGAGGTGGCGCACGTGGGCACCAACCAGTGGAACGGGGTGGCAATCGCTTCGCGCGTCGGCCTAGAAGATGTGCAGACGGCGTTCGACCACCAGCCGGCCTACGAGGGCACGGTGGAGGCCCGCGCGGTGGGCGCGACGTGCGGCGGGGTGGAGGTGTGGTCGCTCTACGTGCCCAACGGCCGCGAGATCGGCCACCCGCACTACGACTACAAGCTGCAGTTCCTCTATTCTTTGCAGCTCGCGGTGGACACGAATGCGCCGCAGCTGTTCGTGGGGGACTTCAACATCGCCCCGCGGGACGAGAACGTGTGGGACATCTCCTGGTTCGAGGGGAAAACGCACGTGACCGAGCCGGAGCGCGCGGCGTTCCAGATGCTTCAAGAGGCGGGGCTGACGGAGATCCGGCACGGCGACGACTACTCGTTTTGGGACTACAAGTCCATGCGTTTCCAGAAGAACCAGGGCATGCTGATTGATTTTCTGCTGGCCACGGAGCCGATCGCCCGCAAGCTGGACCGCGCGTGGGTGGACGTCGACGAGCGCCGCGGCAAGGGCGCTTCCGACCACGCCCCCGTCATCGCCGATTTCGACACGCGGCCCCTGGCGTACGACGAGGTGCGGTAG
- the cls gene encoding cardiolipin synthase translates to MTLNLDVSYWQLAAMVIDYAIKFVMIGIVPSNRRPSSANAWLLLILLLPIIGLPLYLLMGSTFFYRRRHRIQARAHAEIQNVHVDIPDFPPEARLPEDLQAAVRLHRRLTGFPAVNANVRRLWADYELAIRRIAELVDASEHYVDLEIYAVAWDNTTAPVFEALERAVARGVHVRLLFDHIGSLKYPGFRRMKRRLTEAGIDWNLMLPLQPWKGRFRRPDLRNHRKVVIVDGHRALVGSLNLIDRGYLTRAHRRAGRQWIDVMVELEGPIVTSLESMFAVDWFTESGEAIELLPPRRLSVDSPGEHVVQLVPSGPGYHTEPNLRMFNTLINQAHERLILCSPYFVPEASLLEAVTTACYRGVRVDLLVGEKADQFIVNHAQSSYYEQLLSAGVHIWEFPAPYVLHTKFALADPGSETTIAVVGSSNMDMRSFSLNYENSLFVASGSLLGELERLAGTYMGVSRELTLEEWNRRPWHRRYIDNVMRLTSALQ, encoded by the coding sequence ATGACGCTGAACCTGGATGTGAGCTACTGGCAGCTCGCGGCGATGGTGATTGATTACGCGATCAAGTTCGTCATGATCGGCATCGTCCCGTCCAACCGGCGCCCGTCGTCGGCGAACGCATGGCTGCTGCTCATTCTCCTGCTGCCCATTATCGGCCTGCCCCTGTACCTGCTGATGGGATCAACGTTCTTCTACCGCCGCCGCCACCGCATCCAGGCCCGCGCGCACGCGGAGATCCAAAACGTCCACGTAGACATCCCGGACTTCCCGCCCGAGGCGCGGCTGCCGGAGGATCTGCAGGCCGCCGTGCGGCTCCACCGCCGGCTAACGGGTTTCCCGGCCGTCAACGCAAACGTGCGCCGCCTGTGGGCCGACTATGAGCTTGCCATCCGCCGGATCGCCGAGCTTGTCGACGCCTCCGAGCACTACGTGGACCTCGAAATCTACGCCGTGGCCTGGGATAACACGACGGCGCCGGTGTTCGAGGCCTTAGAGCGCGCTGTGGCGCGCGGGGTCCACGTGCGCCTGCTGTTCGATCACATCGGCTCGCTCAAGTACCCCGGTTTCCGGCGCATGAAGCGCAGGCTGACCGAGGCGGGGATTGACTGGAACCTCATGCTGCCTCTGCAGCCCTGGAAGGGGCGCTTTCGCCGCCCGGACCTGCGCAACCACCGCAAGGTGGTCATCGTCGACGGGCATAGGGCTCTGGTGGGCTCGCTCAACCTCATCGACCGGGGCTACCTCACGCGCGCCCACCGGCGGGCGGGCCGGCAGTGGATTGATGTGATGGTGGAGCTGGAGGGGCCGATCGTCACCTCGCTGGAATCCATGTTCGCCGTGGACTGGTTCACGGAGTCCGGGGAGGCGATCGAGCTCCTGCCGCCGCGCCGCCTCAGCGTGGATTCCCCCGGTGAGCACGTGGTGCAGCTCGTCCCCTCCGGGCCCGGGTACCACACGGAGCCGAACCTGCGGATGTTTAACACCCTGATCAACCAGGCGCACGAGCGCCTCATCCTGTGCTCGCCCTACTTCGTGCCCGAGGCCTCCCTGCTGGAGGCGGTGACCACGGCGTGCTACCGCGGCGTGCGTGTGGACCTGCTCGTGGGCGAGAAAGCGGACCAGTTCATCGTCAACCACGCCCAGTCGTCTTACTACGAGCAGCTGCTGAGCGCCGGGGTGCACATCTGGGAGTTTCCCGCCCCCTACGTCCTGCACACGAAGTTCGCGCTGGCCGATCCGGGCAGTGAGACCACCATTGCCGTGGTCGGCTCATCCAACATGGACATGCGGTCGTTTTCGTTGAACTACGAGAACTCGCTATTCGTCGCGTCGGGGTCGCTCCTGGGCGAGCTCGAGCGCCTCGCGGGCACCTACATGGGTGTCTCTCGCGAACTCACGCTGGAGGAGTGGAACCGCAGGCCGTGGCACCGGCGCTACATCGACAACGTGATGCGGCTGACCTCGGCGCTGCAGTAG